One genomic window of Paenibacillus xylanilyticus includes the following:
- a CDS encoding family 43 glycosylhydrolase — protein sequence MSTVSKQESFVNPIIPQRADPWVYKHTDGYYYFTGSVPEYNRIEVRRARSVQELDSAEPVVVWRKYDEGPMSANIWAPEIHFVHGKWYIYFAAARTTATVEGLFDHRMFVLENASANPLEGVWEEKGQIKTKWESFALDATSFLHNDVQYLVWAQKDPDIVGNSNLYIASMENPWTLASEQVMIAEPTHDWEKIGFLVNEGAAVLNRNGKIFISFSASATDHNYCMGLLYAEEGSDLLSPKSWTKLPAPVFQTDVEAGQYGPGHNSFTVSEDGSQDILVYHARNYKEIEGDPLYDPNRHMRAQVFGWDEFGFPYFGKPVPDGRPVNV from the coding sequence GTGAGTACAGTTTCGAAGCAGGAATCATTTGTTAATCCGATTATACCGCAACGAGCCGATCCATGGGTATACAAACATACCGACGGCTATTATTATTTTACAGGTTCCGTGCCTGAGTATAATCGAATTGAGGTTAGAAGAGCTCGCTCTGTTCAAGAGCTGGATAGCGCTGAGCCGGTCGTAGTATGGCGCAAATATGACGAAGGACCGATGAGTGCCAACATTTGGGCACCGGAAATTCATTTTGTCCACGGTAAATGGTATATCTATTTTGCTGCAGCACGAACAACGGCTACGGTGGAAGGGCTTTTTGATCATCGCATGTTCGTGTTGGAAAATGCCTCAGCTAACCCGCTTGAAGGCGTTTGGGAAGAAAAGGGGCAAATCAAGACAAAATGGGAAAGTTTCGCACTTGATGCGACCTCATTCCTACATAATGACGTTCAATATTTGGTCTGGGCACAGAAAGATCCGGACATCGTGGGCAATTCCAACCTGTATATTGCATCCATGGAAAATCCGTGGACACTCGCTTCCGAACAGGTGATGATTGCTGAACCGACGCATGATTGGGAGAAAATCGGTTTTCTGGTCAATGAAGGTGCAGCAGTGTTGAATAGAAATGGCAAAATATTTATATCCTTCTCCGCAAGTGCTACAGATCATAATTATTGCATGGGGTTGCTGTATGCAGAGGAAGGGAGCGACCTGTTGTCACCGAAAAGTTGGACAAAGCTTCCAGCCCCTGTATTTCAAACCGATGTAGAGGCGGGACAATACGGTCCCGGGCATAACAGTTTCACCGTGTCGGAGGACGGAAGTCAGGATATTTTGGTCTATCATGCTCGCAATTATAAAGAAATTGAGGGAGATCCACTCTATGATCCGAATCGCCACATGCGGGCACAGGTCTTTGGTTGGGACGAGTTTGGATTCCCGTACTTTGGCAAACCCGTTCCAGATGGTCGTCCTGTGAACGTATAG
- the guaA gene encoding glutamine-hydrolyzing GMP synthase — protein sequence MNKQNEIVVVLDFGGQYNQLIARRIRDLGVYSELLPYNTPAEKIAELAPKGIVFSGGPSSVYAENAPHVDPGVYDLGLPIFGICYGMQLMAQQLEGKVERSEKREYGKADLEFAAGAALAQGIEGEHTVWMSHGDHVVTLPPGFKLDAGTESAPIAAMSNDERKLYAVQFHPEVRHSVRGNDMISNFLFNICGCEGNWTMETFIDDTIKDIREKVGDGKVLCALSGGVDSSVVAALLHKAIGDQLTCMFIDHGLLRKGEAESVMETFVGKFDMKVVKIDAQERFMSKLAGVDDPEQKRKIIGNEFIYVFDEESKQFDDFEFLAQGTLYTDIVESGTATAQTIKSHHNVGGLPEDMNFKLIEPLSTLFKDEVRKVGTECGLPDEIVHRQPFPGPGLAIRVLGEVTEEKLKIVRDSDYILREEIGKAGLDREIWQYFTALPNMKSVGVMGDARTYSYTVGIRAVTSIDGMTADWARIPWDVLEKISVRIVNEVDNVNRIVYDVTSKPPATIEWE from the coding sequence ATGAATAAGCAAAATGAAATTGTGGTTGTCCTTGACTTTGGGGGCCAATACAACCAGTTAATCGCCAGAAGAATCCGGGATCTTGGCGTATACAGCGAGCTTTTGCCGTATAACACACCGGCAGAGAAAATCGCAGAATTGGCACCAAAAGGTATAGTTTTCTCCGGAGGTCCTTCCAGCGTGTACGCTGAGAACGCTCCGCATGTAGATCCGGGTGTGTATGATCTGGGACTGCCAATCTTCGGGATTTGCTACGGTATGCAGCTTATGGCACAGCAGCTTGAAGGTAAAGTAGAGCGTTCCGAGAAACGTGAGTACGGAAAAGCAGACCTTGAGTTTGCTGCAGGTGCTGCACTGGCACAGGGCATTGAAGGCGAACATACCGTATGGATGAGTCATGGTGACCATGTAGTTACATTGCCTCCGGGCTTCAAACTGGATGCAGGCACGGAAAGTGCGCCGATCGCTGCGATGAGTAACGATGAGCGCAAATTGTATGCTGTTCAGTTCCACCCGGAAGTACGTCACTCTGTTCGTGGTAACGATATGATTAGCAACTTCCTGTTTAACATCTGTGGTTGCGAAGGCAACTGGACGATGGAAACATTCATTGACGACACCATCAAGGATATTCGTGAAAAAGTGGGCGACGGTAAAGTACTGTGTGCACTCAGCGGTGGCGTGGATTCTTCCGTTGTGGCTGCATTGCTTCACAAAGCGATCGGTGACCAACTGACATGTATGTTCATTGACCACGGTCTGCTGCGCAAAGGCGAAGCCGAAAGCGTAATGGAGACGTTTGTTGGCAAATTCGACATGAAGGTTGTCAAAATCGATGCACAGGAGCGCTTCATGTCCAAGCTGGCTGGCGTGGATGATCCGGAACAAAAACGTAAAATTATCGGTAACGAGTTTATTTACGTATTTGATGAAGAGTCCAAGCAGTTTGATGATTTCGAATTCCTGGCGCAAGGTACGCTGTACACGGACATCGTGGAAAGTGGAACAGCAACAGCACAAACGATCAAATCTCACCACAACGTGGGTGGATTGCCTGAAGATATGAACTTTAAGCTGATTGAACCACTGAGCACCCTGTTTAAGGATGAAGTGCGTAAAGTGGGTACAGAGTGCGGCCTGCCGGACGAAATTGTACACCGTCAGCCTTTCCCAGGTCCGGGTCTGGCGATCCGTGTTCTTGGAGAAGTTACGGAAGAGAAGCTTAAAATCGTTCGTGATTCCGACTACATCCTGCGCGAGGAGATTGGCAAAGCAGGTCTGGACCGCGAAATTTGGCAATACTTCACGGCTCTGCCGAACATGAAGAGCGTAGGTGTTATGGGTGATGCTCGTACGTATTCCTACACTGTAGGTATTCGTGCCGTAACATCCATCGACGGTATGACGGCCGACTGGGCACGTATCCCTTGGGATGTACTGGAGAAAATCTCCGTACGTATCGTAAATGAAGTTGATAACGTTAACCGGATCGTCTATGACGTAACATCCAAACCACCAGCAACGATTGAGTGGGAATAG
- a CDS encoding NADPH-dependent FMN reductase → MEREITILAISGSLRKQSTNTMLMKAMMALGPTTLKFQVYDQLNDLPHFNPDLDVDDGPLPVQYFRSQLKQADGVLICTPEYGNGIPGVLKNALDWIVSSGEWVNKPTVVIAASPSPLGGNQAHTSILLTLNMINALVLNDASHTIPHITMKINKQGTIIDPDTKTALQDSLLRLAEACPN, encoded by the coding sequence ATGGAAAGAGAAATAACCATTCTTGCAATTTCAGGAAGCCTTCGGAAACAATCCACAAACACCATGCTAATGAAAGCTATGATGGCACTTGGCCCTACTACTTTGAAATTTCAGGTGTATGATCAGCTGAATGATCTTCCCCACTTCAATCCTGATCTTGATGTAGATGATGGTCCACTTCCCGTTCAATACTTCAGATCCCAATTAAAGCAAGCAGACGGTGTCCTCATCTGTACACCTGAGTATGGAAATGGTATTCCCGGTGTCTTAAAAAATGCTTTAGATTGGATTGTATCTTCCGGAGAATGGGTGAATAAGCCTACAGTGGTCATAGCAGCATCCCCCAGCCCTTTAGGCGGTAATCAAGCCCATACATCCATATTGCTGACTTTAAACATGATCAATGCCCTCGTCCTGAATGATGCCTCACATACAATTCCTCATATTACGATGAAAATCAACAAACAAGGTACGATCATTGATCCTGATACTAAAACGGCACTACAAGATTCACTTTTACGCTTAGCAGAAGCATGTCCCAACTGA
- a CDS encoding carbohydrate ABC transporter permease produces MVKKISISKYISYLFLVTICVIWVVPVIFGITTSFRSQAEVVSAGFRLFPKEWDFNNYVAILDNTSTAPILRWLSNSLLIAVSHTVLVVFIISLTGYGYTRLKFKGRDALFFTLLGISFFPGVVNLIPSYKIIEALGWVNTAWAMIIPGLAGMGNIFLVRQFMKGIPGELDESAKVDGASDFRIYYSIILPLVKPVLIVCGLFSFIGSWNDFLWPVIVYTDVEKMPITAGLLLLQDIYGNYRMIGQLMGSAILAIIPTLVLFIFAQKYFLQSINLNSGIKG; encoded by the coding sequence ATGGTCAAAAAAATAAGTATCTCCAAATATATATCCTATCTATTTTTGGTAACCATTTGTGTCATATGGGTGGTGCCCGTTATTTTCGGGATTACGACTTCATTTCGCTCGCAGGCAGAAGTGGTGTCGGCCGGGTTCCGATTATTTCCCAAAGAGTGGGACTTTAATAACTACGTCGCCATACTGGACAATACATCCACGGCTCCGATTCTGAGATGGTTGAGCAACTCACTGCTCATTGCAGTATCTCACACGGTGCTTGTCGTTTTTATCATTTCCCTTACAGGCTATGGATACACAAGGTTGAAGTTCAAAGGGAGAGATGCCTTGTTTTTCACGCTTCTCGGGATTTCATTTTTCCCGGGTGTCGTTAACCTGATCCCTTCCTACAAAATCATTGAGGCGCTTGGATGGGTCAATACAGCTTGGGCCATGATTATTCCGGGACTGGCTGGTATGGGGAATATCTTCCTCGTTCGTCAGTTCATGAAAGGAATACCTGGCGAGCTGGACGAGTCTGCTAAGGTTGATGGTGCAAGTGATTTCCGGATCTATTACTCCATTATTTTACCCCTGGTGAAACCGGTATTGATTGTGTGTGGTCTTTTCTCGTTCATTGGGTCCTGGAATGACTTCTTATGGCCGGTTATCGTATACACAGATGTTGAGAAAATGCCGATTACCGCTGGATTGCTGTTACTGCAGGATATCTACGGCAACTATCGCATGATTGGACAACTGATGGGTTCGGCAATTCTGGCCATTATTCCGACACTCGTGCTGTTTATTTTTGCACAAAAGTATTTCCTGCAATCGATTAACCTGAATTCGGGAATTAAAGGTTAA
- a CDS encoding carbohydrate ABC transporter permease, with product MNKRSFAPFLFVGPHLILFLVFILLPTIYGIYASFTRWNLINDPVWVGFENYRTILFDQDSSFHFQFFNGLKNTLIFVALSVPPLIIIPLLVAVALEHKKVKFKGFMQAIIYIPGMISISAAALIWSLIFNKQLGITGNVFGSEISWAANQPYAWIIIIVISVWGAVGGNMIIYRASINGVPSDLYEAAEMDGAGPVRRFFSITLPSIRFPLIFTFVMTTAGSFNVFGQPLMMTDGGPQQTTHVLMMYIRQLAFGSGESVAGMASAMAVLLGLVILVISALQYYVMNRNAN from the coding sequence ATGAATAAACGATCATTTGCACCGTTCTTATTTGTCGGTCCTCATCTAATCCTGTTTTTGGTGTTTATACTGCTGCCGACGATCTACGGGATTTATGCCTCTTTCACCAGATGGAACCTAATCAACGATCCGGTTTGGGTCGGTTTTGAAAATTATAGGACGATCCTGTTCGACCAGGATTCCTCATTTCATTTTCAATTCTTTAATGGTTTGAAGAATACGTTGATTTTCGTAGCGCTGAGCGTTCCGCCGTTAATCATTATTCCGCTGCTTGTTGCTGTAGCCCTTGAACATAAAAAGGTGAAATTCAAAGGCTTCATGCAGGCGATTATCTATATTCCAGGTATGATCTCCATATCTGCCGCAGCGCTCATCTGGTCTCTTATTTTCAATAAACAGCTCGGCATCACGGGTAACGTATTTGGATCAGAGATATCCTGGGCTGCCAATCAACCGTATGCTTGGATCATTATTATTGTGATATCTGTGTGGGGAGCGGTCGGAGGTAACATGATTATCTATCGCGCTTCCATTAATGGTGTACCTAGCGATCTGTATGAAGCAGCCGAGATGGATGGTGCCGGTCCGGTACGCCGATTCTTCAGCATTACGCTGCCTTCCATCCGTTTCCCGTTGATCTTTACATTTGTCATGACAACAGCGGGTTCGTTTAACGTATTTGGTCAGCCGCTGATGATGACCGATGGTGGACCGCAGCAGACTACGCATGTTCTTATGATGTATATTCGCCAGCTTGCGTTTGGCTCCGGTGAGTCAGTGGCAGGTATGGCTTCCGCCATGGCTGTGCTGTTAGGACTGGTTATTCTGGTCATCTCCGCATTGCAATATTACGTAATGAACCGGAACGCCAATTAG
- a CDS encoding NCS2 family permease, whose product MDRFFKLKENGTNVRTEIVAGLTTFMTMAYILFVNTLFLGSAGAGMSDNAVFFATAVGAGLMTIIMGLFVNIPIALAPGMGLNAYFMTVVLSSNGAITWQAALGAVFISGIVFIILTVTRIRQMLLVAVPQTLKMAITVGIGLFITIVGFKLANLVAVTVNVAPDADLSQPIPGSSFNLSLGNFVTHHDALLALIGLILIAVLMVMRVKGALLIGIVATTLIGIPMGVTNLSGLSGASWLPNFSDLAVGQLDLKGAISLGLFEIIFIFTFVELFDTFGTMVGTATRMGIMKDKQKGEKTIGKAMLVDAVGVSAGAALGTSTITAFVESASGVEAGGRTGLTSVTTGILFILALFIAPLALVVPSAATAPALIIVGVLMMSQVRSIEWDDFLQAFPAFLTIVLMPFTGGIANGISAGILSYVILAVFSNLVTERKVKIHWLMWILAIIVLARYIFMGGE is encoded by the coding sequence ATGGATCGTTTCTTTAAACTAAAAGAAAACGGAACGAATGTTAGAACGGAGATTGTTGCGGGTCTTACTACCTTTATGACCATGGCGTACATCCTTTTTGTTAACACGTTGTTCCTCGGATCAGCCGGGGCGGGGATGTCGGATAATGCAGTGTTTTTTGCAACAGCCGTAGGTGCTGGGCTTATGACCATCATTATGGGATTGTTCGTTAACATCCCGATCGCCCTCGCACCGGGTATGGGATTGAACGCATACTTCATGACGGTTGTATTAAGCTCTAATGGGGCCATTACCTGGCAAGCTGCTCTCGGAGCGGTATTCATCTCGGGTATCGTATTTATTATCTTGACCGTGACGAGAATTCGTCAGATGCTGCTTGTAGCTGTACCTCAAACATTGAAAATGGCCATTACGGTCGGTATCGGTCTCTTTATTACTATTGTAGGTTTTAAATTGGCCAATCTCGTTGCTGTTACGGTTAACGTTGCCCCAGATGCAGACCTTAGCCAGCCGATTCCCGGCAGCAGTTTCAATTTGTCACTCGGTAATTTTGTGACGCATCATGATGCGCTATTGGCATTGATTGGATTGATCCTTATTGCTGTACTGATGGTTATGCGTGTAAAAGGTGCGCTGCTCATTGGTATCGTTGCTACAACTCTAATTGGTATTCCGATGGGTGTTACGAATCTTAGCGGTCTATCCGGTGCAAGTTGGCTGCCTAATTTCAGTGATTTGGCTGTTGGACAGCTGGACCTGAAGGGCGCAATCAGCCTTGGATTGTTTGAAATTATCTTCATCTTTACCTTTGTTGAATTGTTTGACACGTTCGGTACCATGGTTGGGACTGCGACCCGGATGGGGATTATGAAAGACAAGCAAAAAGGCGAGAAAACAATTGGTAAAGCAATGCTCGTCGATGCAGTAGGTGTAAGTGCGGGTGCGGCATTGGGTACGAGTACTATTACGGCATTCGTTGAGAGTGCTTCCGGGGTTGAAGCGGGTGGACGTACGGGTCTGACTTCGGTAACGACAGGGATCTTGTTCATTCTGGCGCTGTTCATTGCTCCGCTTGCGCTGGTTGTTCCGTCTGCTGCTACAGCTCCTGCCCTGATTATCGTAGGTGTATTGATGATGAGCCAGGTGCGCAGCATTGAGTGGGATGATTTCCTTCAAGCGTTCCCTGCATTCCTTACAATTGTATTGATGCCTTTCACAGGCGGGATTGCAAACGGGATCTCGGCAGGTATTCTGTCTTATGTTATTCTGGCCGTATTCAGTAACCTGGTTACGGAACGCAAAGTGAAGATTCACTGGTTGATGTGGATTCTCGCGATCATTGTTCTTGCCCGCTATATCTTTATGGGCGGAGAATAA
- a CDS encoding extracellular solute-binding protein, whose product MVSTLLLLVFVLSGCSSDDKNTITFWTPLTGEDGAYMDQLVKEYNATEPEIKLKHVITSDMYTKLSTVINSGKGIPDLAIIHADRVPGFVKQNVLEPMTAMLAAQPEIKEENYLPQAWSTGTIDGTQYTVPLDIHSNAMYYNKDLLKKYNAESFLDDDIVTIDEMLSLQGKLDEGDFVVNDALLGWVILGQLQNVGGDVQKDGKPALNTPEMKAAFESVKKIADAGLMTPFGEDGYLMFQSGNVLFSTDGTWSSTAHATVEGLNFGVTNVYSPTADKFTNRSSSHLFAMLNNEARTDEKEQGIGKFLEFIRQNSMEWAKAGQTVASKQVIESPEYKDYMQSFFTSNEKEIESLYIYTYEYYPYVAEAVDKYAADIVRGNVELDATLQTMQKEVEDKIAQGSSGGQ is encoded by the coding sequence ATGGTATCTACACTGCTTCTGCTGGTTTTTGTGCTGTCGGGTTGCAGCTCAGACGACAAAAATACGATTACGTTCTGGACGCCTCTGACTGGAGAAGATGGAGCTTATATGGACCAGTTAGTTAAAGAATATAACGCCACTGAACCAGAAATCAAATTAAAACATGTAATTACGTCTGATATGTACACCAAGCTGTCTACGGTAATTAACTCCGGTAAAGGGATTCCGGATCTGGCTATTATCCATGCTGACCGTGTTCCGGGCTTTGTGAAGCAAAACGTACTTGAGCCCATGACTGCAATGCTGGCCGCGCAGCCGGAAATCAAGGAAGAGAACTATTTGCCCCAAGCATGGTCGACAGGAACCATTGATGGAACACAGTACACTGTTCCTCTCGATATCCACAGTAATGCGATGTACTACAACAAGGATTTGCTGAAAAAGTATAACGCAGAATCATTCCTGGATGATGATATTGTCACGATTGATGAGATGCTTTCCTTGCAAGGCAAATTAGATGAAGGAGACTTCGTCGTAAATGATGCTTTGCTCGGATGGGTTATCCTCGGACAATTGCAGAATGTGGGCGGAGATGTGCAGAAAGATGGGAAACCAGCGCTGAACACTCCAGAAATGAAGGCTGCATTTGAAAGTGTCAAAAAGATCGCCGATGCCGGTCTCATGACTCCGTTCGGTGAAGATGGTTACCTGATGTTCCAATCCGGTAATGTCCTGTTTTCTACAGATGGTACATGGAGCTCGACCGCTCATGCTACTGTTGAAGGTCTGAATTTCGGCGTGACCAATGTGTATTCACCTACAGCTGATAAGTTTACAAACCGTTCTTCGTCCCACCTGTTTGCCATGCTGAACAATGAAGCGAGAACAGATGAGAAGGAACAAGGGATCGGTAAATTCCTGGAGTTTATACGTCAGAATTCAATGGAATGGGCCAAAGCGGGACAGACTGTTGCGAGTAAACAGGTTATCGAGAGTCCGGAGTACAAAGACTACATGCAGTCGTTCTTTACTTCGAATGAGAAGGAGATTGAATCGCTCTACATCTACACGTACGAGTATTACCCGTATGTAGCTGAAGCGGTTGACAAATACGCGGCTGATATTGTTCGTGGCAATGTGGAGCTGGATGCGACACTGCAAACCATGCAAAAAGAGGTTGAGGACAAAATTGCTCAAGGAAGCAGTGGGGGCCAGTAA
- a CDS encoding ArsR/SmtB family transcription factor — MKIDLNEKNLHIFEALSSSVRIQIVHLLSKNSMNIKELAEALGLSSAIMTMHVKKLEKAGVIESNMAPGKGGAAQKVCSLRMDTLEIAFPTKDVIQREIHKTEISVGHFTDLQIKPTCGICTRDSIIGIFDDPRYFLDPDRLKAKILWFGQGYIEYKVPNYLMGDENPEELEISMEISSEAPLTNNNWPSDISFIVNGVEVGMWTSPGDFGGKGKLNPPWWFESVNQYGLLKHLIIKKEGTFMDGVKLSDVTIDDIGIRNSYWSLRIAVKEDAEHIGGVTLFGEGFGNHNQDIIFRLYYTDNTERPE, encoded by the coding sequence TTGAAAATCGACCTGAACGAAAAAAACCTGCATATCTTCGAAGCCCTTTCTAGCAGTGTGCGCATTCAGATCGTTCATCTGCTGTCTAAAAACTCTATGAATATAAAAGAACTGGCCGAAGCGCTTGGACTTAGTAGTGCCATCATGACCATGCATGTCAAAAAATTAGAAAAAGCCGGTGTGATCGAATCCAACATGGCTCCGGGCAAAGGTGGAGCGGCCCAAAAGGTCTGCTCTCTTCGTATGGACACTCTTGAAATCGCATTCCCGACCAAGGACGTCATCCAGCGTGAGATTCACAAAACCGAAATATCCGTAGGGCATTTCACTGATCTGCAGATCAAGCCGACTTGCGGCATATGTACAAGAGATTCCATCATTGGTATCTTTGATGATCCCCGGTATTTCCTTGATCCGGACCGACTGAAAGCCAAAATCCTGTGGTTTGGTCAAGGATATATTGAATACAAGGTACCCAATTACCTAATGGGAGATGAGAATCCGGAGGAATTGGAGATATCGATGGAGATCTCTTCCGAGGCACCTCTTACCAACAACAACTGGCCTTCCGATATTTCGTTTATCGTTAATGGCGTTGAGGTAGGAATGTGGACGAGCCCTGGTGACTTTGGAGGAAAAGGCAAACTGAATCCGCCTTGGTGGTTTGAAAGTGTAAATCAATACGGCCTCCTGAAACATCTCATTATCAAAAAGGAAGGCACGTTTATGGATGGTGTGAAATTGTCCGATGTTACCATCGATGATATTGGCATCCGTAATAGCTACTGGTCCCTGCGCATTGCGGTCAAGGAAGATGCAGAGCACATCGGCGGCGTTACGTTATTCGGAGAAGGATTCGGTAACCATAATCAGGACATTATTTTCCGGCTGTACTACACCGATAACACTGAAAGGCCTGAATGA